One segment of Nostoc flagelliforme CCNUN1 DNA contains the following:
- a CDS encoding GmrSD restriction endonuclease domain-containing protein, with the protein MNVTEAYRLYRSGNLLVNRKYQRKLVWTVTEKEKLIGSILMKYPIPLILLAERPQIYGSGKYEIVDGMQRLNAVFGFIENSFGYKKQYFDINEFSYAKQLSENSIFEIVREKDTKNLSRQECADIIDYQLAVTIYTAMEEEDITEIFGRINSNGKHLSRQERRQAGVTTAFSELVRTVSMKLRGDDSEKVLLLANMPEISIDSQKSKQGYKIQAEETIWCKQGALTILQLRESEDEQIIADIAASILLNEPLPVSTERLDSLYEPASRYSKEVETVLATYGFKKLSDDIIKTFAILRETIESYSLEPKCLLKVVNPNSSNPIRTAFYTIVMAFFDLVIRQELTPIDPINILNSLKELQKKLDLSGHYTTTQNRKSNINQTKGLIQDFFARREPPVLGHGVELALDFENSLRRSVRETTRYECKQGLLDLSETRKLNNDLIKRIIETICGIANLGLDGDGYIHIGVADKREDADRIAELDNIKPIEVNGRYVVGIDREAKIQTKNNVEQYVRILTDAIQNSALTEPLKTQLLTKFDTISYKGYTVIRITVPVQAGVSFVGEKAFTRKDSSTKEIQGRELLAVDKLFQK; encoded by the coding sequence ATGAATGTTACAGAAGCTTACCGACTTTATCGTTCAGGTAATTTGTTAGTTAATCGGAAGTATCAACGAAAGCTTGTTTGGACAGTTACAGAAAAAGAAAAATTGATTGGAAGTATTTTGATGAAATATCCAATTCCTCTTATTTTATTAGCAGAACGACCTCAAATATATGGCAGTGGTAAATATGAAATTGTTGATGGTATGCAAAGATTAAATGCAGTTTTTGGATTTATAGAAAACTCATTTGGTTATAAAAAACAGTATTTTGACATTAATGAATTTTCTTATGCTAAACAATTATCCGAAAATAGTATTTTTGAAATAGTCAGAGAAAAAGATACTAAAAACCTTTCTCGACAAGAATGCGCTGACATAATAGATTACCAATTAGCAGTTACTATTTATACTGCAATGGAAGAAGAAGATATTACAGAAATTTTTGGACGAATCAATTCAAATGGTAAGCATTTAAGTCGTCAAGAAAGAAGGCAAGCAGGGGTAACTACAGCATTTTCAGAGTTGGTACGAACAGTTTCTATGAAGCTGCGTGGCGATGATTCAGAAAAGGTACTACTACTTGCTAATATGCCAGAGATAAGTATTGATTCACAAAAATCTAAACAGGGTTACAAAATTCAAGCCGAAGAAACTATATGGTGTAAGCAAGGTGCTCTCACAATTTTACAATTGCGTGAAAGCGAAGATGAGCAAATAATTGCTGATATTGCTGCATCTATCTTGCTTAATGAACCCTTGCCAGTAAGTACGGAACGTTTAGATAGTTTGTATGAACCTGCAAGTAGATATAGTAAAGAAGTAGAAACAGTACTAGCAACTTATGGTTTTAAAAAGCTCAGTGATGACATAATTAAAACTTTTGCTATCCTGCGAGAAACTATTGAATCTTATAGTCTTGAACCAAAATGTTTACTCAAAGTTGTTAATCCCAATAGCAGTAATCCTATTAGGACAGCATTTTACACTATTGTAATGGCATTTTTTGATTTAGTAATTCGTCAAGAACTTACTCCGATTGATCCAATAAATATTCTTAATTCTCTTAAAGAACTTCAGAAAAAACTGGATTTAAGCGGTCATTATACAACAACACAAAATAGAAAAAGTAATATTAACCAAACTAAAGGATTGATTCAAGATTTTTTTGCAAGAAGAGAACCACCAGTGTTAGGGCATGGTGTTGAGTTAGCACTGGATTTTGAAAATTCTTTACGCCGTTCTGTTAGAGAAACAACAAGATATGAATGTAAGCAAGGTTTGCTAGACTTATCAGAAACTAGAAAACTAAATAATGATTTGATTAAAAGAATTATTGAAACAATTTGTGGTATTGCTAATTTAGGTTTAGATGGGGATGGATATATTCATATTGGAGTTGCTGATAAAAGAGAAGATGCTGATAGAATTGCAGAATTAGACAATATTAAACCTATAGAAGTTAATGGACGGTATGTAGTTGGAATTGATAGAGAAGCCAAAATTCAAACTAAGAATAATGTAGAACAGTATGTCAGAATATTAACTGACGCTATCCAAAACTCTGCTCTAACAGAGCCATTAAAAACTCAACTCTTAACAAAATTTGACACTATATCTTACAAAGGTTATACAGTAATCAGAATTACTGTACCAGTACAAGCGGGTGTATCATTTGTCGGCGAAAAAGCTTTCACAAGAAAAGATTCATCAACAAAAGAGATACAAGGTCGTGAGTTACTTGCTGTTGATAAGCTTTTCCAAAAATGA
- the acnB gene encoding bifunctional aconitate hydratase 2/2-methylisocitrate dehydratase encodes MLEQYRKHVAERAALGIPPLPLDAKQTSELCELLKNPPKGQEEILLHLLRDRVSPGVDPAAYVKAGFLTAIAKKEITSPLVSRIEAVQLLGTMVGGYNVQSLIDLLQWPTVSVSDSSETPLVMGGQGKEPISAYAANALSKILLVYDAYHDVLELSKTNPFAKRVIDSWAEAEWFTLRPTVPEAITVTVFKVPGETNTDDLSPAQSATTRPDIPLHALVMLESRQPGSLATIAELKKKGHPVAYVGDVVGTGSSRKSAINSVLWHMGNDIPFVPNKRAGGYVLGGAIAPIFFNTAEDAGALPIQCDVTKLETGMVITIHPYKGEITNEAGKVISTFTLKPDTILDEVRAGGRIPLLIGRTLTDKTRLALGLEHSTVFTRPQQAFDTGKGYSLAQKMVGKACGLPGVRPGTSCEPIITTVGSQDTTGPMTRDELKELACLGFSADLVIQSFCHTAAYPKPVDIQTHHELPDFFASRGGVALRPGDGIIHSWLNRMLLPDTVGTGGDSHTRFPLGISFPAGSGLVAFAAALGVMPLDMPESVLVRFKGELQPGITLRDVVNAIPYVAIQKGLLTAEKQNKKNVFSGRILEIEGLPDLKVEQAFELTDASAERSCAGCTIKLSVETISEYLRSNVALLKNMIARGYQDARTMLRRVAKMEEWLANPVLLEGDADAEYAEIIEIDLNEIKEPIVAAPNDPDNVKLLSEVANDPVQEVFVGSCMTNIGHYRATAKVLEGAGEVKTRLWIAPPTRMDEHQLKEEGVYSVFGAAGARTEMPGCSLCMGNQARVADGTTVFSTSTRNFNNRMGKDARVYLGSAELAAVCALLGRLPTVQEYLDIVASRIHPFADDLYRYLNFDQIVGFEDEGRVIALEDMPRLEDILGMPASSLR; translated from the coding sequence ATGCTAGAACAATATCGTAAACACGTTGCTGAAAGAGCAGCACTCGGTATTCCCCCTTTACCATTGGATGCGAAGCAAACCTCAGAATTATGTGAATTACTGAAAAATCCGCCAAAGGGTCAAGAGGAGATATTATTACATTTATTGCGCGATCGCGTTTCTCCTGGTGTTGATCCAGCAGCTTATGTCAAAGCTGGATTTCTCACCGCGATTGCCAAAAAGGAAATCACCAGTCCCTTGGTTTCGCGCATAGAAGCAGTGCAATTGCTGGGCACGATGGTAGGTGGTTACAATGTGCAATCTTTAATCGATTTGCTGCAATGGCCCACCGTATCCGTCTCAGACTCATCTGAAACACCTTTAGTAATGGGTGGACAAGGAAAGGAACCCATTTCTGCTTACGCCGCCAACGCCTTAAGCAAAATCCTCTTGGTGTACGACGCTTACCACGATGTTTTAGAGTTGTCTAAAACCAATCCTTTCGCTAAACGGGTAATTGACTCTTGGGCGGAAGCTGAATGGTTTACCCTTCGCCCCACAGTTCCAGAAGCGATTACTGTCACCGTTTTTAAAGTTCCAGGCGAAACCAATACCGACGATTTATCCCCCGCCCAAAGCGCCACAACTCGCCCAGATATTCCCTTACACGCCTTAGTGATGTTAGAGTCACGGCAACCGGGAAGCTTGGCAACTATTGCCGAATTGAAGAAAAAAGGGCATCCTGTAGCTTACGTGGGAGATGTAGTTGGTACAGGTTCCTCGCGTAAATCTGCCATTAATTCCGTATTGTGGCACATGGGAAATGATATACCATTTGTGCCAAACAAACGCGCTGGGGGTTATGTTTTAGGTGGTGCGATCGCGCCAATCTTCTTTAACACAGCAGAAGATGCCGGTGCTTTGCCTATTCAGTGCGATGTCACCAAACTAGAAACTGGCATGGTAATTACCATCCATCCCTACAAAGGCGAAATCACAAACGAAGCAGGCAAAGTCATTTCCACCTTTACCCTCAAACCTGATACCATCCTCGATGAAGTTCGCGCAGGTGGACGCATCCCCCTACTTATCGGACGTACCCTTACCGACAAAACTCGTCTTGCACTTGGTTTAGAACACAGCACAGTTTTCACCCGTCCCCAGCAAGCCTTTGATACAGGTAAAGGCTACAGCCTAGCACAGAAAATGGTAGGTAAAGCTTGCGGATTACCTGGTGTGCGTCCCGGCACATCTTGCGAACCCATCATCACCACCGTTGGTTCTCAAGATACCACAGGCCCCATGACCCGCGACGAATTGAAAGAACTCGCTTGTCTTGGTTTCAGTGCAGACTTAGTGATACAAAGTTTCTGCCACACAGCAGCTTATCCCAAACCAGTAGATATCCAAACCCATCACGAACTCCCCGATTTCTTTGCCTCTCGTGGCGGTGTCGCCCTCCGTCCCGGTGATGGTATCATCCACTCTTGGTTAAACCGGATGCTGTTACCCGACACCGTGGGAACTGGCGGTGACTCTCACACCCGCTTCCCCTTGGGTATTTCCTTCCCCGCCGGTTCTGGATTAGTGGCCTTTGCAGCCGCCTTGGGTGTGATGCCTTTAGATATGCCAGAGTCAGTATTGGTAAGATTTAAAGGTGAATTGCAACCAGGTATCACCCTCCGCGATGTCGTGAATGCCATACCCTACGTAGCAATTCAAAAAGGTTTGCTGACAGCAGAGAAGCAGAATAAGAAAAACGTCTTCTCCGGGCGAATTCTGGAAATCGAAGGTTTGCCAGATTTAAAAGTTGAACAAGCCTTTGAACTCACCGATGCTAGCGCCGAACGTTCTTGTGCCGGATGCACAATTAAGCTGAGTGTAGAGACAATTTCTGAATATCTGCGTTCTAACGTTGCTTTGCTGAAAAATATGATAGCACGGGGCTATCAAGATGCGCGTACCATGCTGCGCCGTGTGGCAAAGATGGAAGAATGGTTAGCAAATCCCGTGTTATTAGAAGGCGATGCCGATGCAGAGTATGCCGAAATAATTGAAATTGATTTGAACGAAATTAAAGAACCAATTGTTGCTGCTCCTAATGACCCTGATAATGTTAAGTTATTATCGGAAGTTGCTAATGATCCAGTGCAAGAAGTATTCGTTGGTTCTTGTATGACGAATATTGGTCATTATCGGGCAACAGCGAAAGTTTTGGAAGGCGCAGGTGAAGTGAAAACTCGCTTGTGGATAGCACCACCAACCCGCATGGATGAACACCAATTAAAAGAAGAAGGTGTATACAGCGTTTTTGGGGCTGCGGGTGCGCGTACCGAAATGCCAGGATGCAGTTTGTGCATGGGTAATCAAGCGCGAGTTGCTGATGGAACAACAGTGTTTTCTACTTCTACCCGCAACTTCAATAATCGCATGGGTAAAGATGCGCGAGTGTATCTTGGATCAGCAGAATTAGCCGCAGTTTGTGCGCTGCTGGGACGACTTCCGACAGTGCAAGAATACTTGGATATTGTGGCGAGTAGAATTCATCCTTTTGCAGATGATTTGTATCGGTATTTGAACTTTGATCAAATCGTCGGTTTTGAGGATGAAGGGCGAGTGATTGCATTGGAAGACATGCCGAGGCTTGAGGATATTTTGGGTATGCCAGCTAGTAGTTTGCGTTAG
- a CDS encoding DUF4351 domain-containing protein, translating into MTRFIHDKFAKDYLEELLKDYGEVKASEKVSGEIKEIDVLFTPAKQQSSNLQILGLLGRFAENPAIIEPYRNPASTDEICDCILKLLEIKALLRRETKANKTKLQDSEIPKLWVLTPTISETRLSSFRTIQKAGWLSGVHFLPDALRTAIVAIHQLPQTPETLWLRLLGRGSVQSQAIIELQALPLDHPYQKATLELVYNLRENLRVNQELEADDRELIMRLEPLYQRDREQAIQSGEQRLVLRQLNRRIGEIDTSLIEQIQGLSLEQLENLGEALLDFSSVADLETWLNQQSI; encoded by the coding sequence ATGACCAGGTTTATCCATGATAAATTCGCCAAAGACTATCTAGAAGAACTACTAAAAGATTACGGAGAAGTCAAGGCATCAGAAAAAGTCTCAGGAGAGATTAAAGAAATAGATGTTTTATTCACTCCTGCTAAACAACAAAGCTCTAATTTACAAATACTAGGTTTGCTAGGAAGATTTGCTGAAAATCCTGCAATTATAGAACCATACCGCAATCCTGCTTCTACCGATGAAATCTGCGACTGTATTCTCAAATTATTAGAAATAAAGGCTCTCTTACGACGAGAAACTAAGGCAAATAAAACCAAACTTCAGGATTCAGAAATTCCCAAATTGTGGGTTCTTACACCTACCATATCTGAAACTAGATTGTCTAGCTTCAGAACTATACAAAAAGCAGGTTGGTTATCGGGAGTGCATTTTTTGCCAGATGCCTTGCGGACAGCAATTGTAGCAATACACCAACTACCGCAAACACCAGAGACATTATGGTTGAGGCTTTTAGGTAGGGGAAGTGTGCAGTCACAAGCGATTATTGAGTTGCAAGCGTTACCATTAGATCATCCATACCAAAAAGCAACTCTTGAATTAGTTTACAACTTGCGCGAAAACTTGAGAGTAAATCAAGAATTAGAAGCAGATGATAGGGAGTTAATTATGCGATTAGAACCACTTTATCAAAGAGACAGAGAACAAGCTATACAGTCAGGAGAACAACGTCTAGTTCTACGTCAACTCAATCGCCGTATTGGTGAGATTGATACGTCATTAATCGAGCAAATTCAAGGCTTATCGCTTGAACAATTAGAGAATTTAGGAGAAGCATTACTAGACTTTTCTAGTGTTGCTGATTTAGAAACTTGGTTAAACCAACAATCAATCTAA
- a CDS encoding toll/interleukin-1 receptor domain-containing protein, whose product MEKFDVFLCHNSKDKPAVIEVAEQLQQQGIVPWLDIWHLRPGFSWQRALEDQIDQIGAVAVFVGGSGLGPWQSQEIDAFLRAFVNRQCPVIPVLLPEFFQLCDRCKSTIYTMYR is encoded by the coding sequence ATGGAAAAGTTTGATGTTTTTCTTTGTCACAATAGTAAAGATAAACCTGCGGTTATCGAAGTTGCCGAACAACTACAGCAACAAGGAATTGTACCCTGGTTGGATATTTGGCATTTGCGTCCTGGTTTTTCTTGGCAACGAGCATTAGAAGATCAGATAGACCAGATTGGAGCAGTAGCAGTTTTTGTCGGAGGCTCAGGATTAGGCCCTTGGCAGAGTCAAGAAATTGATGCGTTTCTACGAGCATTTGTGAATAGGCAATGTCCAGTTATTCCGGTACTTTTGCCTGAGTTTTTTCAACTCTGCGATCGCTGTAAATCAACAATATACACTATGTATCGATGA
- a CDS encoding 2Fe-2S iron-sulfur cluster-binding protein produces MSKTYTVEIDHQGKIHTLQVPENETILSVADAAGLELPSSCNAGVCTTCAGQISQGTVDQTDGMGVSPDLQKQGYVLLCIAKPLSDLKIQTEKEDVLYQLQFGKG; encoded by the coding sequence ATGTCCAAAACTTACACCGTAGAAATTGATCACCAAGGCAAAATTCATACCTTGCAAGTTCCTGAAAATGAAACGATCTTATCAGTTGCCGATGCTGCTGGTTTGGAACTGCCGAGTTCTTGTAATGCAGGTGTTTGCACAACTTGCGCCGGTCAAATAAGCCAGGGAACTGTGGATCAAACTGATGGTATGGGCGTTAGTCCAGATTTGCAAAAGCAAGGTTACGTATTGCTTTGTATTGCCAAACCCCTTTCTGATTTGAAAATTCAGACGGAAAAAGAAGATGTACTTTATCAGTTACAATTTGGTAAAGGTTAA
- a CDS encoding glycosyltransferase family 39 protein translates to MPDSSKTIQNKHDDWFFNSFKLLTVVLIITGILIRFINIDGKITWADETFTYLRIYGHTKSDLMQEVVNSQILTAGTLLEKYQSPGVGKSIIDTVKSLALEDPKHPPLYFVMANLWVQCFGNTVAATRSFSAFISLLVFPALYWLCQELFQSKIVGLVAIAIIAVSPFHLVYAQEARMYSFYTLNILLSSAALLRAMRLNTKPSWSIYSVTLLLGLYTNLLFSLVAIGQGIYVAVNQGIRANKILIAYLSALLAGILAFLPWLFLIITQSGKVQETIKWSKLIVPLNKLVDAWQIHWARIFFDITTEYSYPDELKNSLWFLIIRLLVILLLYAVYFLCRKTPKSTWSFILILILLTALAQAIPDVIFGGIRSVIIRYSISVYLGCHLAVAYLLAQKTILSPGIKMRKHLWRLLLLGLISLQIISCVIILPKKTWWNKGYSSDNIPIVNIIKQSPNPLIICSECGRDWGWGNVLSISYLLEPQTKFQLFPDTNIKQIPDTFTDVFFLNASEKLQDTLKKEHGWNIALVFKHDLSLWKLKSSTEN, encoded by the coding sequence ATGCCTGACTCATCTAAAACAATTCAAAACAAACATGACGATTGGTTCTTTAATAGTTTCAAGCTGCTAACAGTCGTTTTGATAATTACAGGGATATTGATCAGATTTATTAATATTGATGGAAAAATAACTTGGGCAGATGAAACATTTACTTATTTAAGAATTTATGGTCACACCAAATCAGATTTAATGCAGGAAGTAGTTAATAGCCAAATATTAACTGCTGGAACATTATTAGAAAAATATCAAAGTCCTGGTGTTGGAAAAAGTATCATTGATACTGTTAAAAGTTTAGCGTTAGAAGATCCAAAACATCCACCCCTATATTTTGTGATGGCAAATTTGTGGGTGCAATGCTTTGGAAATACAGTCGCAGCCACAAGAAGTTTTTCTGCCTTTATAAGTTTATTAGTTTTTCCTGCTCTCTATTGGCTATGCCAGGAATTATTTCAATCAAAAATCGTCGGTTTAGTAGCGATTGCCATTATAGCTGTATCACCATTTCATCTTGTGTATGCCCAAGAAGCAAGAATGTATAGTTTTTATACACTAAATATCTTGCTATCTAGTGCTGCATTGCTCAGAGCAATGAGGTTGAATACAAAACCAAGCTGGAGTATTTATTCTGTAACTTTATTGCTAGGATTATACACAAATTTATTGTTTAGTTTGGTAGCGATTGGACAAGGTATTTATGTAGCTGTCAATCAAGGAATTCGAGCCAATAAAATATTAATTGCTTATCTGAGCGCATTATTAGCTGGAATATTAGCTTTTCTTCCTTGGTTGTTTTTAATTATTACTCAATCAGGCAAAGTTCAAGAAACAATAAAATGGTCGAAGCTTATTGTGCCGCTAAATAAGTTAGTAGATGCATGGCAGATTCATTGGGCGCGTATTTTTTTTGATATAACAACGGAGTATAGTTACCCAGATGAGTTAAAAAATAGCCTTTGGTTTTTAATCATTAGACTTTTAGTAATTTTATTACTTTATGCAGTTTATTTTCTTTGTCGGAAAACGCCCAAGTCAACTTGGTCTTTTATTTTAATATTAATTTTATTAACAGCACTAGCTCAAGCCATACCAGATGTAATTTTTGGTGGGATTCGTTCTGTAATCATAAGATACTCAATTTCTGTTTATTTAGGATGCCATTTAGCTGTAGCTTATTTATTAGCTCAAAAAACTATCTTATCTCCAGGTATAAAAATGCGTAAGCATTTATGGAGGTTATTACTTCTTGGGTTAATTTCTCTACAAATAATATCATGTGTGATTATTTTACCGAAAAAAACTTGGTGGAATAAAGGTTATAGTTCTGATAATATTCCTATAGTAAATATTATTAAGCAGTCTCCAAATCCTTTAATTATTTGTTCAGAGTGTGGTAGAGATTGGGGTTGGGGAAATGTATTATCTATAAGTTACCTTTTAGAACCACAAACTAAATTTCAATTATTTCCTGATACAAATATTAAACAAATCCCTGATACTTTTACTGATGTATTTTTTCTCAATGCTTCTGAAAAATTACAAGATACCTTGAAAAAAGAACATGGCTGGAACATAGCTTTAGTTTTCAAGCACGATCTATCTCTATGGAAGTTAAAATCAAGCACAGAGAATTAA